In the Manis javanica isolate MJ-LG chromosome 12, MJ_LKY, whole genome shotgun sequence genome, acattaactATCCAAATGCCCACATGTGAAAATTAAGTCTTTGGTTTCTTTAATCCTATGTTCGTATATCTGTTTCCAAGATTAATTACCTACATTCTTGCTAAATTTTCACCTAATAACAAGCATAACAAAAAGCTTAATTTCGTTCtctatccattttaaaaatcatgcaggGCCTTCATGAAGTAAAATGACTTTAACATTTGCAAGTCACCAAATTTTGCTctgaaaatgcttttcatttcacaaaattataccgaataagataaaattaaaaagccaacaGTTACTTCTGAACTTTTACTGTCTTGATACTGCAAATTATTACGGCTATATGTGTCATTGTCTCCCAAGAGAGGAATATTAGGgttatcattttcttcttcataaatGATGTGCAAGAATCCTGATACAGTCTCTGTTGGTTCAATTCCATATGAGATGTTTTTAAACTGCAGTGTTCCCCAGAATGTTAAAATAATCAAACAAGTCTGAAATGATTCTACCAAAACCACAATCTAATACTCTAATGAGAAAGTTAGgtcagaatattttgtttacatttaaagtCACCCTGGTTTTTCTACTCtacctctttattcttctttacctCTGTTACCCCAGAGCTGGACCACTAATACCACAGGATGcataatgttttatattacaaatattctAATAGAAATATTTGAACATCTAAAAGAAAGTATGGATCTATGTGCTTATACTGGTTAAGACCCCTTCCTCGGGTATAGATAGCCTGTAGGACCTTTAGGCACTCTCTTCCTTAGTCTTAGGTCCCTTTCTTCTTTGTGAGACATGAGACAGGCCCGCATGACGTTCAATGTcctaaataatttctttgtgtGGGCTGAAGATACTACTCATCTAAAAATTAATGGGAGCAGAGCCAAAGTTTCCATCATATCCAGGCATTCTACAATTATTATGCATAACAGGAAATCAAGAACTTGGTAAAAAGAAGGAATTTGGGAAAACTAAAGGAGTATAGAGAGACCAGTCAACACCTCTTGCATTCAGGATTGCTCAAAGCCTCAAGCAGCAGATCTCAGCACAATCAATATGCAGCCTCCCTTCGGGAATAGAGGCTGGCACAGTGATCAACTCTATCTTATTGGAAATCTGGTTCACCCTCTAGGGAACTGAAATAATAAAGGTGACTAGAACTAGAAAAACAGGGTCAgctccaggaattccacttctaggaatttaccctaagaatgcagcactccagtttgaaaaagagagatgcacccctgtttatcgctgcactatttgcaatagccaaggtatggaagcaacctaaatgtccatcagtagatgaatggataaagaagatgtggtacatgtacacaatggaatattacgcagccataagaaaaaaaacaaatcctaccatttgcaacaacatggatggagctagagggtattatgctcagtgaaataagccaggcggagaaagacaagtaccaaatgatttcactcaaaacagcagcagaagcacagaacccaagaatggactaatagttaccaaagggaaagggactggggagaacgggtgggaagggagggataagggcgggaagaaaagaaaggggcatttcgattagcatgtatagtgttggtgggggcacagggagggctgtgcaatacagagaagacaagtagtgattttacagcatcttactatgttgaaggacagtgactgtgaacttggtgacaagtagtgattttatagcatcttactatgtagatggacagtgactgtgaacggggatgtgggggggacttggtgaaggggagagcctagtaaacataatgtccttcatgtaattgtagattaatgataccaaaataaaaataaaaaataaaaaaaaaagtaaagaaaaacaggGTCAGCTCATAGACTACCAGGACCTAATACTGCCCATGGAATATCTTTATATAGGCTACAACCTGAGTCCTGAACAAGTGTTGAGTGACATAAGAGAATTTGGAAACCTGTAACATATCCACGGTAATTGCAatccatctgaaaaaaatatatacaaagaaaaagaccagataacttattttaaaatgcacattcctgATATGTTACTTATCTGTAGTACTTTAGTTACCTTAGCACTTCAATATGAATGGCAATTACCCAATGAAGTTGTGCCAGGTAGAAATAAAAACCActattcagattggtaaggaagaagtcaaactgtccctgtttgcagaagacatgatattgtatataatagaaactcaaaagaatccactccaaaacttctagataatatctgaattcagcaaagttacaggatacaaaattaatacacagaatgctGTGGCACTACTATACAGAGTGGAACCCCGCGCCGTCCCGGCCGCGCGCGGAGGTCGGGAGAGGCGGAGCGGCGGGCTCCCCGGCTCCCCGAGCGCTCGGCCCCGCGCCTCAGCAGTAACCAAAGTGCCGCTGCCTCCTGCACGCGGGTCCGCGGCTGGCAGCCACAGCGCGCCGCGCGGTCGAGGGCATCAGACACGCGAAGGCGCCCGGAAAGCAGAAGCGGTCTCCAGGTGGCGAGCCgggatgtgaaaaaaaaaaacagccctgCGCGGCCTCCGCCCCGGCCCCACCCAGCCACGCTCCCAGTGGCTGCCAGCGCAGCGCCGTTGGATCATTGGCCGCAGGGTCCGTCAGTCAGAGGCGGCCGGTGCCGCGGCGAAGGCAGCCATTGGGCGCTCGCGGAGACACCTAAGTCCGAcggctgcgtagtagctgcaggAGCTGCCGCCACCGTATTCCAGTTAGTAGCATCGAGAATACCGCCGGGAGAGGCTCCTCTCGCGGCTCCTTGCATGCTTCGGTCCGCTGGCTGTGTCCGAAGGAGCGCCCTGCCGTCCCGTCTGCGCAGCGGAACCGGCGGAGTCCAGATGTTGATGGACCCGCGAAgtgctcggctgcgccttcctctAGGTGCGCGTGCGCTGGCGGCACCGACCTCGCCCCCCAGCCTCGGATCGCCTCCTCACGCCCGCTGGGATCACGGCGCCGCTTCTCGGCACTCCCGCGGCGGCGGAGGGCGGCGGTCACCTTGGCCGAAGCGCTCCAGGTGGTGAGGATCAACCCGGACTTCAAGCCGCTGCCCCGGCCGGACTTCAGCCAGTCGAGCTCTGCCACCTCCAGCCGGCGCCGTCGGGCGGCGCGAACGGGAACCCCTACGCTGCCGTGGGCGTGCCTTCGGCCTCGGCGGCCGCTGAGGGGCAGCAGCGCAACGCGTGGGGCAACCTGTCCCACGCCGACCGCATCGCCAAGCCCGTCGAGGGCTCGGCCGAGAAGTGGCTCCCGCTGCTGCAGATCTGCGGTGGAGGGTCCAGAGCGGGACCCACTTCAGggatgaaggcgacagcgacagcCCTGCAGACTGGAAGGTAGGTGGCTGCGGGGCGCAGCCGGACCCGGAAGGGGCGCGGGGTCCCCTGCCCTCGCCTGAGGTCGTGGTGGAGCCGGTGAGGGGGCGGCGCGTGGCCCGTGGGGCCGGGAAACGGCCGAAGCGGGTGGTGGGCTCCCGGGGCCCGGCCGGGGATCGGGAGTCGGCGCGTCCCGCTGGAGGGGCCGCacgggaagggagggagcggagCGGGTGCGCCGAGAGCGGACGTCCAAGCGGCCGGCGAAGTTCGTCGGGGCAGCGTGGGAGGGGCTCGCTGGAGCCGCTGCTCCTCCGTCCGTGCCCAGCTGGTGAGCGCGGCTGCTCTCCGCCCCGCGGCGCCGCCCTGCTCCCGCCGTCCCGGGACGGGGCCGTgcagacggggaggccggcgggcgtttTGCGTTGTGTGGATTTATCAGGCGGGGGCCTCGAGGGCGACGGCCGGGCGGGCCGAAATTCAAGTGTGACCCGCGTCGGGGCGGCAGGGGAGAGGCCGCCTGGAGGAAgcgcctttaaaattaaaaaatgtttcatgaggTATCTCTCAGTTTTCTCTACttgggaatgaagtttctttactttggtctcggaactgacagtgcattttcttgtatttaaaagtttatatctttctgtcattttggTTTGTAGtctgcagctgagtaatttataactagccacagagattctgagacagggaccgtgggtgtagtcagactAGCGTGAGGGCTTCCGgtaaaagacccctaccaaaactccctattaaacaattaagcaaaatcaGAGTCACGTTAATTCTCCAAAGTAAAATATCAACCTAGGAGTATAAGCATTCTttagtgaagattagttaaaactaaggagccaggagtaacctggcctggaatgtttgaacatacATACCCGAGATAAGAAAAATGCCTCAGCatggcccatgtcttcattgtgtcaattaaatgaggctattgtaaaatttactttagcctgctcaaaggcccagtttattttttactttgcccagatgctgcttttcctcctccagcccctaatcaagtaatacataacctgggcaattaatgtGGCAAGTAAACCCAGTCACAGGcaacatagtgaaaggcaggaaggatcccatcttaaagatgagattgaattttaacacccaggaagttaagaagtaagattcttcattattattattattattaaagtattctTGATATACAcccctatgaaggtttcacatgaaaaacaatgtggttaatacattcagcCATGTTATTGActcccccccatacccctttgcagtcactgtccatcagtgaagtaagatgccacagattcactatttgccaagaagtaagattatttatttatttacttacttactttattaaggtatcattgatgtacactcctatgaaggtttcacatgaaaaaacaatgtggttactacattcacccctgttatcatgtcccccccataccccactgcagtcactgcccatcagtgtagtaagatgccagagtcactatttgccttctctgtgctacactgtctatcCCCCggctcccccccacacaccatgtgtgccaatcatgatacccctgaatctccttctccctttctccccaccagccctccctcacccctcccctttggtaaccaccagtcccttcttgaagtctgtgagtctgttgctgttttgttctttcagttttccttcgttgttatactctgcaaatgggtgaaatcagaaaagaggtgctcatgctgatattcaggggatttttgcctatgttgtcttctaagagttctatagtttcatgacttacattcaggtctttgatccatttcgagtttacttttgtgtgtggggatagacaataattcagtttcgttctcttgtacgtagctgtccaatttgcgcacaccagctgttgaagaggctgtcatttccccattgtatgtccatggctcctttatcatgtattaattgaccatatatatacttGGATGTATATCTgcgctctccagtctgttccattggctgcagctacgtacgggtccctgagcctgcagcagcagcctgggaagCTGCCCAAGTCTGCTGATGGAAGAGGTGCAAGAGCACCTGCCCCAGAcgaggctcaggatgagcagcgggaggaagaggagcaggaagcagactaGGGTCCTGGGGCGCCGGGTGCCTCCTGTCCAAAGGGGAAGCTCTCCTCCGCACACAGCCAGGGTACCAGCTGGGTCGTGGGcctgatgacagcagctacagggccatgcaggtgaacagaagaggcaggttatcccaggttccccccgttatcctgcttccaccctgtcctcactaccctctgtgctcctggccctgtgcagagggtcctgtcaatcaccgtCACCCGTGGGGTCCCTGTCACAGTGAGGCGCATGAGCATAAcccactcacagaggaggaaactgggtcccagagagggaggggaatcaCCCTTGAGCCTGACAGGACTGTTTGCGCGGTGgagcagaatcccagcccaacctgTCTTTAGTACAACCCCCCACACCCAGCATGgcccgaagcttccctgaggctggggagcagcccaccCCTTGCGAATGGCCCCAGGCCAGAAACTTACCTGACTCTGGCCACTAAGTTTAAATGTTGCGGGACCTGAAGAACAAGAGTCCCTTTCTGCCggccctctggcctgggggctccagctggcaggacagggtgtatctgcaggacagaggggcacctgtgagtccctggagccacatgtcaggggcccttctcccagagcctgccagcaGCTGGAACCCACACGTGAGTcctgcccagcctcacctctTCTGGTCATCCAGGGTCTCCACGGCCTGGAAGAAGGCTCTGAAGTGCTCCTCGGGTTGCAGGTGATGCGTCATGGCCACGTACTTGTGTATGAGCATCTCACGTAGGATGGAACTTTCCTgcggcagaggaaggacaggatgcacaCAAGGAGGGGCGTGAGGAGCGGAGCAATGGGATGGTCCCTGATCTTTGCTCCCGTGGGAACCTGCCTTCCCTCCAATGCTATctagccctgcctgttcccactgttgggtctctagctgctcctccaggaaggccatcttgatgccacccccatcccccacccgacgaagccttgagtgtcctcagctctgggtGTGTTAACCTTCTCAAGACATGTCAGACCCAGGGGTTGGGCCggacagggtcctgcccaggggcTCTGCACCCCCCCCTCACTTTCTGTGGCGGGGTGTTACAGTAGCTCAACTCCGTCTCATCCCGTCACCCTGGAAGGCACCAAGGCAGccaaagtgcatcagaaacagcccctTGCACCCAGAATGAGGCCTAaacctccccaccctttctcaagttgGAGCACTCAGACCTAGGCCAGGATCTGGGGTACCGAGGAGGAgggactggactggggagctgaggccaagcttcCCATGCAAGTCTCTCTGATGACACGGAGACTGAGGCCTCAGGCAGGAAGGCACGGGCAGCCCCCTCCTGTGCTTCCTGCCTTGAAGGAGcaacatccctccccctgggcagggcctgagggagaggccatcctgctcagaggctgcagcctgtagccctcagccccacctgccctggggctgggactggggctTAAGGGGGGCAGGGGGTCCTTCTGGCTGCCCTCTCCAaggagcccagcccctggggtggaggggagactccCAAGAGGCGGGTGGCCTGGTGCTGAGAGCTCCAGCTCACTAGGGTCTCTCTCCTCTTCAGAGCTCACCATCCTGCacaccctgtgcccctctggcctCATTCCCATCATTCTGTTCCAGGGGTTTGACTAGGACCAGGAGGCCAGCCATGAACAATCCGAAGATGGGGACCATGCTGtgccactggggtggggaggtgcccCGTCTACCTCAGGGGAGCCCATAGAGCCTCTCCTGAACCCCTCACTCGCAGCCCCTAGCtccccttggaccaccctgtgcttccTCCCACGCCCTCCCTttgccctgctctcccctcctgtccctcccagggctggcttttggccaatcccaAGACCCGTGGTCCCTGCACCCGTCCTCCAACTTCtctctgtacccagctgctctctccctcctggtcaccccagtcctggcagttcagggctggtggcaccagcAGCAAGTACAGGGTCTCCCCCACAGCCATGACCCTGGCCAGGCCACTCTCACCTCCTGCCTATCCTCAGATTCCCGGAGGAAACGATGCTGTTGCGTCACCATGGAAGTCGCCTCCTGCAAGGTCCAGGTCACTCAGGTGtgctcatgctcccctcccacaTGGCCTCCCACAAATCAGAGCTTGGTTGGTGGATGCCTCGCCTGAGTCCTCTGGTGCtatgctgtccccacccccagcaggctctcagctgaGGGCGATCGCAGCTCCTGCACACACTTATACTCATGGGTGTCCTTGGGCCACTGCCGGCCGTcctgagaggcttcctcacctgcagagTGTCAGGGGAGTTCCCtttgcctcccagggtgccctgaacactcactgtcacctggctatcaccaTGGCTCCCCTCACACGACCGGGTGGGATGGGCACAAAGCTGAAggccatcttgtgctccctggaccctgctcacctgggaggcccGCACCCCAGGGTGACAACCTTCCCTGaccagatgaggagcctgaggcctcagaggggcagtgatgggctcagggggccctggggaggggctgaccTTGCTCTGCcataggccccacccctgctgccagcccagtgCCAGCCCTAGCCCCAGCCCTGACAGgagcctgtcctctgggtcctcgcTGGATGTcaggcccccagtcaagtggagccagggagggagacaaacaGGACACCTTGGGGGCCAGGCGGAGCCTACTTCTCCCATCAGCTGTCCCCTCTCACCATGCACACCTCGAGTCAGCACCCAAGGCTGGGCCACAGCACGGCAGAGGGCTTGCCCCAAGGATCCCCTCCctccagacctctagcctccatttaccTTGAGGAGCCTCTTCCGGTTAAGCCACCTCTCTTTTTCAAGTCTCTTATGCATCCTGGAGCTCTTcctaaggggaggagagaggagggagacatgtggcCAACAGGTGGAGGCTTTGGGGTGTTGGACCCCTTTtccactagcctgcatgaggctttccaccaTGGCTCTTAGTCCTGGGGAATCTGAGGCCTGCAGTTCTCCTGGGGGCAGATCTGCTTTGGGACAGGTGGCTGTCCTTGGGACAGAGATCTCCTGCTGCAAAACACATGCTGAACATCTCCCATtggcttcaacccacacctgacgAAGAAACCCGATTCCTGAGGGGGAACCGCTGGCCTAACCCACGGGGGCTCTGAGGGCCCGCCATCCTGTaagcccctgtccccagggtctgccgcctcccaggagccccagccgactgaggggacactgccagacctAGGGGTGGTGTCTCTGGTCCACTAAGGTCCCCTGGTCCTAGTGACAGGACTACCTACCAGGAAACACGTCCCCAGGTGCACTGCAGACGACTGATggcagggctctgcagggccaagagaatggcatggaggtGTGCGAAATTCTCGAggtccagacactcctgggagggaagacagagctgagaacgTGGCCTGCTTCTGTCCCCctatgaactcctgtccttaaggagacaggcacccagggagcccagcacacccagtacctgttgagcagccctcctgggtggaggactgtatctcaacccaaggaaggggccagggatggctgtcccacccTCGGGGCCTGCGAGTCCAGGTCAGCACgtccctggcaggaggggcccagggaccaGGCAGGGTCAGACTGTAGGACTCCATCCTGAGAGTTGGCCAAGGAGGGGAGAAGGTCCCAACATGCCAGGATGGACCCTGGGGGCTGTTCCATGGCACACcttggccacctggatccagaactctaccactcgggccctgtcccgCGCCGTCATGCCTGGggccccgaggcaggaggagatgaccatGTTGGCTGCATCATGAAATTGTTTTATGATCTTATTGGTGGAGGCCAGGTGTTCAACGTTTCCGTTGTATGACTGGCTCCCGCAGCGGGTCATGCGGTCGtccactgccaccttggtgaaCAGTTCCTGGGGATGGCAAGGGGGTGTCATTTAGCTGTGTCCACGGTGCCCCTGGGCCCAGGTGGTTACcagtcagagctggagcccaggccacTGAGGATGTGGTGTGAGCCTTATGGCAGTCTAGGCTTCGGACTCCATCCACTGAGGCACCCGGGAACGGATGCACTGGACCCCACaatggtggggaacagagggccTCACTGAGAACAGGcatcctccctcacctcctccctgcagcacaaggcagctcatGCCTGCAcgtcctggggcatctgcctcccattctgtcaccccgtggatcccgctacccactcaggtgcagttacCCCCAAAACAACTCCAACCAGgcctttgttgttgtctgtcaggtacatggcaggggcctctgaagtgcggaggctgtggaggcctgcCAGCCAATGGCctgaggacctaaggccctggcagcacctctcTGAGCACCCCTCTACTacactgcccctcccaccccagccaggccctgcccaccttccttcTGCTATTTctcattggtctgcaaggatccctaagtgccagccctactgtccgtgtggtcagtgaaggcttgggggtgaggagagtttCTCAGGGCATATGGTGGGAAGGTGGCAtgtgggcccagatcacaggagtgcACATCGGgacagcaggtctggggcagcgcatggcacagggaaggcccaccccaACTTCGATCCTGCTCCACTCACCGCatacatcagggtcagctgctcggcaACCAGGCGGGGGGGGAATGCCAGGAGGGTGGACTCTGGAGCTGGCTTTGCCCCTGCCAGGCCCGGTGCCATTCTGGCAGGTGCCCTGGGCCCTGTGCCTGAGGGCTCATGGGGCTCAAGCTCAGGGCTCGGCAGTGGGGCTGAGGGCACTGCTGGGACGTCCTCCGGCTCTGCGGGGGCTGACGCAGGTGACACTggccgtagctccagcacaggggtctcagggagctcctgaactGGCTCTAGCCATGAAGCCggccctccctgtgtctctggagccagctgcgtctgccgtggttctggagcagggaggacacagagaaagggtcaccccggggctgattccccacaccttacaatgacagaaaagccctcactgcGTTGCAGGCAACCCTGGtccaggaagcccaccctagac is a window encoding:
- the LOC140845183 gene encoding ral-GDS-related protein-like isoform X2; this encodes MAPGLAEPVPGPEPTSPCAAILDIPGVVSGPEVEPHEPSEPSRPSPSPRMGQARRHAWEPNDVTSVLHGSQLSSIPEGRVLHHLAQEEHLGPTVAEPEEPRQTQLAPETQGGPASWLEPVQELPETPVLELRPVSPASAPAEPEDVPAVPSAPLPSPELEPHEPSGTGPRAPARMAPGLAGAKPAPESTLLAFPPRLVAEQLTLMYAELFTKVAVDDRMTRCGSQSYNGNVEHLASTNKIIKQFHDAANMVISSCLGAPGMTARDRARVVEFWIQVAKECLDLENFAHLHAILLALQSPAISRLQCTWGRVSWKSSRMHKRLEKERWLNRKRLLKEATSMVTQQHRFLRESEDRQEESSILREMLIHKYVAMTHHLQPEEHFRAFFQAVETLDDQKRYTLSCQLEPPGQRAGRKGLLFFRSRNI
- the LOC140845183 gene encoding ral-GDS-related protein-like isoform X1, whose protein sequence is MTGDFLFGRMGEDGVPGHTGSGRGRSSCLDRQGNAEWPGPHKGGLGRQCGWEDQASHSSTPRPSPSPRMGQARRHAWEPNDVTSVLHGSQLSSIPEGRVLHHLAQEEHLGPTVAEPEEPRQTQLAPETQGGPASWLEPVQELPETPVLELRPVSPASAPAEPEDVPAVPSAPLPSPELEPHEPSGTGPRAPARMAPGLAGAKPAPESTLLAFPPRLVAEQLTLMYAELFTKVAVDDRMTRCGSQSYNGNVEHLASTNKIIKQFHDAANMVISSCLGAPGMTARDRARVVEFWIQVAKECLDLENFAHLHAILLALQSPAISRLQCTWGRVSWKSSRMHKRLEKERWLNRKRLLKEATSMVTQQHRFLRESEDRQEESSILREMLIHKYVAMTHHLQPEEHFRAFFQAVETLDDQKRYTLSCQLEPPGQRAGRKGLLFFRSRNI
- the LOC140845183 gene encoding ral-GDS-related protein-like isoform X3, which produces MTGDFLFGRMGEDGVPGHTGSGRGRSSCLDRQGNAEWPGPHKGGLGRQCGWEDQASHSSTPRPSPSPRMGQARRHAWEPNDVTSVLHGSQLSSIPEGRVLHHLAQEEHLGPTVAEPEEPRQTQLAPETQGGPASWLEPVQELPETPVLELRPVSPASAPAEPEDVPAVPSAPLPSPELEPHEPSGTGPRAPARMAPGLAGAKPAPESTLLAFPPRLVAEQLTLMYAELFTKVAVDDRMTRCGSQSYNGNVEHLASTNKIIKQFHDAANMVISSCLGAPGMTARDRARVVEFWIQVAKECLDLENFAHLHAILLALQSPAISRLQCTWGRVSWKSSRMHKRLEKERWLNRKRLLKESSILREMLIHKYVAMTHHLQPEEHFRAFFQAVETLDDQKRYTLSCQLEPPGQRAGRKGLLFFRSRNI